A single window of Enterobacteriaceae bacterium ESL0689 DNA harbors:
- the tcyJ gene encoding cystine ABC transporter substrate-binding protein — protein sequence MKLKFSRHQRLLSGVLAIVLAVGISAKALAADHLLDQIKERGTLRIGLEGTYPPFSYQGDDGNLTGFEVDFARMLAQRSGVKADLKPTKWDGMLASLDAKRADVIINQVTISEQRKKKYDFSLPYTVSGIQALVKKGNEDTIKTVADLKGKKVGVGLGTNYEEWLRQNVEGVDIRTYDDDPTKYQDLRVGRIDVILVDRLAALDLVKKTGNTLAVTGEPFSRQESAVALRKGNEDLLKVIDSAILDMRKDGSLKALSEKWFGVDVTE from the coding sequence ATGAAACTAAAATTTAGCCGTCATCAGCGACTACTATCAGGGGTTCTGGCGATAGTTCTGGCTGTTGGTATAAGTGCAAAAGCGTTGGCAGCAGATCATTTGCTGGATCAGATTAAAGAACGCGGTACGCTACGCATCGGTCTGGAAGGCACATATCCACCATTTAGCTATCAGGGTGATGATGGCAATCTGACTGGTTTTGAAGTCGATTTTGCCCGAATGCTGGCACAACGTTCTGGTGTAAAAGCCGATCTAAAACCGACAAAATGGGACGGTATGCTGGCTTCTCTCGATGCTAAGCGTGCTGATGTCATCATCAATCAAGTCACTATTTCTGAGCAACGTAAGAAAAAGTATGATTTTTCGCTGCCCTATACGGTATCGGGTATTCAGGCGCTGGTGAAAAAGGGCAACGAAGACACGATTAAAACAGTGGCTGATTTGAAAGGCAAAAAAGTGGGTGTAGGTCTGGGCACTAATTATGAAGAGTGGCTGCGTCAGAATGTTGAAGGGGTCGATATTCGTACTTATGATGATGATCCGACAAAATATCAGGATCTGCGCGTCGGCCGCATAGATGTCATTCTGGTTGATCGCCTGGCGGCGTTGGATCTGGTTAAAAAAACAGGTAATACACTGGCCGTCACTGGAGAGCCATTCTCCCGCCAGGAGTCTGCGGTGGCTTTACGTAAAGGCAATGAAGATCTATTAAAAGTGATAGACAGTGCGATTCTGGATATGCGAAAAGATGGTAGTCTGAAAGCCTTATCAGAAAAATGGTTTGGCGTGGATGTAACCGAATAA
- the pgsA gene encoding CDP-diacylglycerol--glycerol-3-phosphate 3-phosphatidyltransferase has protein sequence MQLNIPTLLTFFRIILIPFFVLAFYLPFSWAPFVCALIFFIAAITDWFDGYLARRWNQSTRFGAFLDPVADKVMVAIAMVLVAEHYHSWWVTLPAATMIAREIIISALREWMAELGKRSRVSVSWVGKVKTTAQMTALIWMLWRPDIWVEWIGITLFLVAAVLTLWSMFQYLNAARSDLLEQ, from the coding sequence ATGCAATTAAATATCCCTACATTGCTGACTTTTTTTCGTATCATCCTGATACCTTTTTTCGTGCTGGCATTTTATCTTCCCTTCTCCTGGGCACCCTTCGTCTGCGCGCTGATTTTTTTTATCGCCGCGATCACTGACTGGTTTGATGGCTATCTGGCACGCCGCTGGAATCAAAGCACACGTTTTGGCGCTTTTCTTGATCCGGTGGCAGATAAAGTTATGGTCGCTATCGCGATGGTGCTGGTTGCCGAACATTATCATTCATGGTGGGTAACCCTCCCGGCGGCCACGATGATCGCCAGAGAGATCATTATTTCTGCCTTACGTGAATGGATGGCCGAACTGGGCAAACGTAGCCGTGTCTCTGTTTCCTGGGTGGGTAAAGTCAAAACCACCGCACAGATGACAGCACTGATATGGATGCTATGGCGTCCTGATATCTGGGTCGAATGGATCGGAATTACGCTGTTTCTCGTCGCGGCAGTGCTCACCTTGTGGTCGATGTTTCAATATCTCAATGCAGCACGTAGCGATTTGCTGGAGCAGTGA
- the uvrC gene encoding excinuclease ABC subunit UvrC — protein MSHIFDAKAFLKTITNQPGVYRMYDATNTVIYVGKAKDLKKRLSSYFRPNLASRKTEALVAQIAQIDVTVTHTETEALLLEHNYIKLYQPRYNVLLRDDKSYPYIFLSRDPHPRLSMHRGAKHAKGEYFGPFPNGYAVRETLALLQKIFPVRQCENNVYRNRSRPCLQYQIGRCLGPCVAGLVSAEEYAQQVEYVRLFLSGKDDQVLTQLIARMEKASQALAFEEAAHIRDQIQAVRRVTEKQFVSNTGEDLDVIGVAFDAGMACVHVLFIRQGKVLGSRSYFPKIPGGTALGEVVETFVGQFYLQGSQNRTLPGEILLDFNLDDKTLLADSLSAIAGRRINVQTKPRGDRARYLKLARTNATTALSSKLSQQSTIHQRLQALATLFKLPAIRRMECFDISHTMGEQTVASCVVFDNNGPLRAEYRRYNITGITPGDDYAAMDQVLRRRYGKALEESKIPDIILIDGGKGQLRQAKNVFATLDVPWNKHHPLLLGVAKGSDRKAGLETLFFEPEGEGFSLPSDSPALHVIQHIRDESHDHAISGHRKKRAKVKNTSMLEAITGIGPKRRQMLLKYMGGLQGLQNASIEEIAKVPGISTGLAEKIFYSLKH, from the coding sequence GTGAGTCATATTTTTGATGCTAAAGCTTTTCTAAAAACGATAACCAACCAGCCAGGCGTTTATCGCATGTATGATGCGACAAATACCGTTATCTATGTCGGCAAAGCAAAAGATCTGAAAAAGCGGCTAAGCAGTTATTTCCGGCCGAATCTGGCTTCGCGCAAAACGGAAGCCTTGGTGGCTCAGATTGCACAAATCGATGTGACTGTCACACACACAGAAACGGAAGCGCTGCTTCTTGAACATAACTACATTAAGTTATATCAGCCACGCTACAACGTCCTGCTACGTGATGATAAGTCCTATCCTTATATCTTTCTGAGTCGCGATCCTCATCCCAGACTGTCGATGCACCGTGGTGCGAAACATGCGAAAGGCGAATATTTCGGCCCCTTCCCTAACGGTTACGCGGTGCGGGAAACGCTCGCGCTGTTGCAGAAAATTTTTCCTGTTCGTCAGTGTGAAAATAACGTCTATCGCAATCGTTCACGCCCCTGCCTGCAATACCAGATTGGCCGTTGTCTTGGCCCCTGTGTCGCAGGGCTGGTCAGCGCAGAAGAGTATGCACAACAAGTGGAATATGTCCGTCTTTTCCTCTCGGGGAAAGATGATCAAGTTCTGACGCAACTGATTGCCCGGATGGAGAAAGCCAGCCAGGCATTAGCATTTGAAGAAGCGGCGCATATTCGCGATCAAATTCAGGCGGTTCGCCGGGTTACTGAAAAACAATTCGTCTCGAACACCGGTGAGGATCTGGATGTTATCGGTGTTGCATTCGATGCCGGAATGGCCTGTGTTCATGTCCTGTTCATTCGCCAGGGTAAGGTATTAGGCAGCCGCAGTTATTTTCCGAAGATACCAGGCGGTACAGCGCTGGGGGAAGTGGTCGAAACCTTTGTTGGCCAGTTTTATCTGCAGGGTAGCCAGAATCGTACCCTGCCTGGCGAAATCCTGCTCGACTTTAATCTTGATGATAAAACATTGTTAGCCGACTCGCTTTCCGCAATAGCAGGGCGCAGAATCAACGTCCAGACGAAGCCACGCGGTGATCGTGCTCGCTATCTCAAACTGGCACGGACTAATGCCACCACAGCGCTGAGCAGTAAGCTTTCTCAGCAATCGACGATCCATCAACGTTTACAAGCGCTAGCGACCCTGTTCAAGCTTCCAGCGATAAGGCGAATGGAGTGTTTCGATATCAGCCATACAATGGGTGAACAGACTGTTGCTTCCTGTGTCGTCTTCGATAATAACGGACCATTACGGGCAGAATACCGGCGCTACAATATCACTGGCATTACACCCGGTGATGATTATGCCGCAATGGATCAGGTATTGCGCCGCCGCTACGGTAAAGCGCTGGAAGAGAGCAAAATACCTGATATCATTCTGATAGATGGTGGCAAAGGTCAGCTAAGACAGGCAAAAAACGTCTTTGCGACCCTTGATGTCCCGTGGAATAAACACCATCCCCTCTTATTAGGTGTGGCCAAAGGAAGCGACCGTAAAGCGGGGCTGGAAACGCTCTTTTTTGAACCCGAAGGCGAGGGTTTTAGCCTCCCCTCCGACTCACCCGCACTGCATGTGATCCAGCATATTCGGGATGAATCGCATGATCACGCCATTAGCGGACATCGTAAAAAACGGGCAAAAGTGAAAAATACCAGCATGCTGGAGGCGATCACCGGAATAGGTCCCAAACGCCGTCAGATGCTATTAAAATATATGGGTGGATTACAGGGATTACAGAATGCAAGTATCGAAGAGATAGCCAAAGTACCAGGAATATCGACCGGCCTTGCAGAAAAAATCTTCTACTCATTGAAACATTAG
- the uvrY gene encoding UvrY/SirA/GacA family response regulator transcription factor, with protein sequence MINVLLVDDHELVRAGIRRILEDIKGIKVVGESCCGEDAVKWCRTHPVDVVLMDMNMPGIGGLEATRKIVRFFTDTKVIMLTIHTENPLPAKVMQAGAAGYLSKGAAPQEVINAIRYVASGQRYIASDIAQQMALSQIEPEKSHSPFASLSDRELQIMLMITKGQKVNEISEQLHLSPKTVNSYRYRMFSKLNIHGDVELTHLAIRHGLCNTESLANQ encoded by the coding sequence TTGATTAATGTTCTTCTTGTCGACGACCATGAGCTTGTACGCGCAGGGATACGCCGTATTCTGGAAGATATAAAAGGAATTAAGGTTGTCGGCGAATCCTGTTGTGGTGAAGATGCCGTAAAGTGGTGCCGCACTCATCCTGTTGATGTTGTCCTGATGGATATGAATATGCCGGGTATTGGTGGTCTGGAAGCGACACGGAAAATTGTCCGTTTTTTTACCGATACCAAAGTGATCATGCTCACTATTCATACTGAGAACCCTTTGCCGGCAAAAGTGATGCAGGCGGGTGCTGCAGGCTATCTGAGTAAGGGCGCTGCGCCACAGGAAGTCATCAATGCCATTCGTTATGTTGCCTCCGGTCAACGTTATATTGCCTCCGATATCGCACAACAAATGGCACTAAGTCAGATTGAACCCGAAAAAAGCCATTCACCGTTTGCCAGCCTGTCTGATCGTGAACTGCAGATCATGCTGATGATTACCAAAGGTCAGAAAGTCAACGAAATATCTGAACAGTTACATCTGAGCCCTAAAACGGTTAACAGCTATCGGTATCGTATGTTTAGCAAGTTAAACATTCATGGCGATGTTGAATTGACACATCTGGCCATCCGTCATGGTCTGTGTAATACGGAGTCTCTGGCAAATCAGTGA
- a CDS encoding DUF2594 family protein: MSMPDFSSAESHQKLTQQVACLQALITLILQAMGQADAGRVILKMEKQIAQMDDEAQAAIFTDMVKQIKHDYRQ, translated from the coding sequence ATGAGTATGCCAGATTTTTCCAGCGCAGAAAGTCATCAAAAATTGACCCAGCAGGTGGCTTGTCTGCAAGCACTGATCACACTGATACTTCAGGCAATGGGGCAGGCTGATGCCGGGCGGGTCATCCTTAAAATGGAAAAACAGATCGCTCAAATGGATGATGAGGCTCAGGCGGCGATATTTACCGATATGGTTAAGCAAATTAAACACGATTACCGTCAGTAA
- the yecC gene encoding L-cystine ABC transporter ATP-binding protein YecC yields the protein MNAIDIKGLVKNFHGQTVLHGIDLSVKKGEIVAIIGPSGSGKTTLLRSINLLESPESGTIQVADITIDIAHIGQQKKLIRHLRQHVGFVFQNFNLFPHRTVVENIIEGPVIVKGEDKNEAIIRARELLAKVGLSGKENSYPRRLSGGQQQRVAIARALAMRPDIILFDEPTSALDPELVGEVLSTIRQLAEEKRTMLIVTHEMSFARDVADRVIFMDQGRIIEQGEAKTLFAHPQQLRTRQFLEKFLVS from the coding sequence ATGAATGCGATTGACATAAAAGGTCTGGTAAAAAATTTTCATGGCCAGACAGTGCTGCATGGCATCGATCTTAGTGTGAAAAAAGGCGAAATCGTCGCGATTATCGGCCCCAGCGGTTCTGGTAAAACAACGCTTTTGCGCAGCATTAATCTGCTGGAGTCGCCGGAGAGTGGCACGATTCAGGTCGCTGATATCACTATCGATATTGCTCACATCGGCCAGCAAAAAAAGCTGATCCGCCATTTACGCCAGCATGTCGGATTTGTCTTCCAGAATTTCAATTTGTTTCCACATCGTACCGTGGTGGAAAACATTATAGAGGGCCCGGTGATTGTTAAAGGGGAAGATAAAAACGAAGCGATAATTCGTGCCAGAGAATTACTGGCCAAAGTCGGGCTGAGCGGTAAGGAAAACAGCTATCCTCGCCGTCTTTCCGGTGGTCAGCAACAGCGGGTGGCGATCGCCCGCGCGCTGGCCATGCGTCCGGATATTATCCTGTTTGATGAGCCGACATCCGCACTGGACCCGGAGCTGGTAGGAGAGGTACTGAGCACCATTCGTCAGTTAGCCGAGGAGAAGCGCACGATGCTGATTGTCACCCATGAAATGAGTTTCGCTCGCGATGTCGCAGACCGCGTTATCTTTATGGATCAGGGACGTATTATTGAACAAGGTGAGGCCAAAACGCTTTTTGCTCATCCGCAACAACTGCGGACACGTCAGTTTCTGGAAAAGTTCCTGGTGTCATAA
- the tcyL gene encoding cystine ABC transporter permease — translation MQQSIQLIIESAPSLFKGAMFTLQLSIGGMFFGLILGFILALMRMSSHWPVKWLARMYISVFRGTPLIAQLFMIYYGLPQFNIELDPIPAAMIGLSLNTAAYTAETLRAAIAAIDKGQWEAAASIGMTPWQTLHRAILPQAARIALPPLSNSFISLIKDTSLAATIQVPELFRQAQLITSRTLEVFTMYLAASLIYWVMATLLSALQNYCENKLNSQERDAK, via the coding sequence ATGCAACAGAGTATCCAACTGATTATCGAATCGGCACCCTCTTTATTCAAAGGTGCTATGTTCACATTACAACTCAGCATCGGTGGCATGTTTTTTGGCCTGATACTGGGTTTTATTCTGGCCCTGATGCGTATGTCATCCCACTGGCCAGTCAAATGGCTGGCAAGGATGTATATCTCTGTCTTTCGCGGCACCCCCCTGATCGCCCAGTTATTTATGATTTACTACGGCCTGCCACAGTTTAATATTGAGCTGGACCCCATCCCCGCCGCCATGATTGGTCTGTCGCTGAATACGGCCGCTTATACCGCAGAAACGCTGCGTGCCGCCATTGCCGCGATTGATAAAGGGCAATGGGAGGCCGCCGCCAGTATTGGCATGACCCCCTGGCAAACATTACATCGCGCCATCCTGCCCCAGGCGGCGCGTATCGCATTACCTCCACTCTCCAATAGTTTTATTAGCCTGATTAAAGATACTTCTCTGGCGGCAACGATTCAGGTGCCTGAGTTATTCCGTCAGGCCCAGCTGATTACTTCACGAACCCTCGAAGTATTTACCATGTATCTGGCCGCTTCGTTGATTTACTGGGTCATGGCGACACTACTCTCTGCATTGCAGAACTATTGTGAAAACAAACTGAATAGCCAGGAGCGAGATGCTAAATGA